DNA from Microbacterium sp. SORGH_AS_0969:
AACCGCTTCCCCCGCGCTATACCCGTGGCGTTCTGGCCAAGTACTCCAAGCTCGTGCACTCCGCCGCGGAGGGCGCGGTCACGGGCTGACGGCCGTCCCCCTTTTCTCACCTTCTTCCGGTTCTCGAGGTACTCCCATGTCCATCGATTCCCCTACGGCGGCCGTGCCCCGGCCTCCCGCTCGCACCGCCCCGGCGCCCGTGATGACGGGTGCGCAGGCGGTCGTCCGCTCGCTCGACCTGCTCGGTGTCACCGACGTCTTCGGCCTGCCGGGCGGGGCGATCATGCCCGTTTACGACCCGCTGATGGACGACGAGCACGTCCGCCACATCCTCGTGCGCCACGAGCAGGGCGCCGGCCACGCGGCAGAGGGCTACGCCGCGGCTTCCGGCAAGGTCGGCGTCGCGATCGCGACGTCGGGTCCGGGTGCCACCAACCTCGTCACCGCGATCGCCGACGCCTACATGGACTCGGTGCCTCTCGTGTGCATCACCGGACAGGTGTTCTCGACCCTCATGGGGACGGACGCGTTCCAGGAGGCCGACATCGTCGGCATCACGATGCCCATCACCAAGCACTCGTTCCTGGTGAAGACCGCCGAGGAGATCCCCGGCGCCCTCGCCGCGGCCTTCGAGATCGCCTCGACGGGTCGTCCCGGTCCCGTGCTGGTGGACATCACGAAGGATGCGCAGCAGGCCGAGGTGCCCTTCGTCTGGCCGCCCAAGATCGACCTGCCCGGCTATCGTCCGGTGACGAAGGCTCACGGCAAGCAGATCCAGGCCGCGGCGCAGCTGCTCGCCACCGCGCAGAAGCCCGTCCTGTACGTGGGCGGCGGAACGATCCGCGCGAACGCCGCTGCCGAGCTGAAGGTCCTGGCCGAGGCGACCGGTGCGCCCGTCGTGACCACGCTCATGGCGCGGGGCGCATTCCCCGACTCGCACGAGCAGCACCTGGGGATGCCCGGCATGCACGGCACCGTTCCCGCGGTGCTCGCCCTTCAGGAGAGCGACCTCATCGTCTCCCTCGGCGCGCGCTTCGATGAC
Protein-coding regions in this window:
- a CDS encoding acetolactate synthase large subunit, coding for MSIDSPTAAVPRPPARTAPAPVMTGAQAVVRSLDLLGVTDVFGLPGGAIMPVYDPLMDDEHVRHILVRHEQGAGHAAEGYAAASGKVGVAIATSGPGATNLVTAIADAYMDSVPLVCITGQVFSTLMGTDAFQEADIVGITMPITKHSFLVKTAEEIPGALAAAFEIASTGRPGPVLVDITKDAQQAEVPFVWPPKIDLPGYRPVTKAHGKQIQAAAQLLATAQKPVLYVGGGTIRANAAAELKVLAEATGAPVVTTLMARGAFPDSHEQHLGMPGMHGTVPAVLALQESDLIVSLGARFDDRVTGKASLFAPHAQVVHVDIDPAEISKIRTADVPIVGDLKEVLVDLDAAFRAADAEHPHDYSEWWTYLNGLREEFPLGYTPTSDGLLSPQHVIQRIGELTGPEGVYASGVGQHQMWAAQFIKYERPNAWLNSGGAGTMGYAVPAAMGAKVAQPERAVWAIDGDGCFQMTNQELATCVINDIPIKVAIINNSSLGMVRQWQTLFFDGRHSNTDLNTGHGTRRIPDFVKLAEAYGCLAIRVEKEDEIDAAIQLALDTNDRPVVIDFVVSADAMVWPMVPQGVSNSYVQYARDHSPAFNEQED